A genomic window from Hevea brasiliensis isolate MT/VB/25A 57/8 unplaced genomic scaffold, ASM3005281v1 Scaf389, whole genome shotgun sequence includes:
- the LOC110663288 gene encoding wall-associated receptor kinase 2: MPLLMIHWLLLLSLATAAAVAALPPIPLAKPGCPYSCGNLSIPYPFGTRKGCFLDDTFFINCTATNNSTPFLRHGNITVLDISLDDGQLRIFYPAAHDCYAKNGSRVSHLTTSTQFSAFTLSFSRNKFMAVGCDTYAWVKGSLGHSYATGCLSLCYTKDSVVNGSCSGIGCCQTSIPKGVWDFNITVTSYDNHTQVMDFNPCSYAFVVEDGMYNFSSLDLVNLQNKKEFPVVLDWSIRNKTCKEARKNKTAYACKDNSVCRDSDNPPGYRCYCFSGYKGNPYLSNGCKEIDECRDSSLNNCTSSKNCLNTVGNYTCFCPKGSYGDGRKDGTGCTAKNKQSLWTKAIIGASSAVSLLFVIIAFVSWGLQRRKINELKKKNFRDNGGPVLKQLLSKIERTAEKAKIFTEDELKKATNNFNASQIVGKGGFGIVYKGTLDKKLVAIKKSRFMDHDQIEQFVNEVFVLCQIKHPSVVKLIGCCLETSVPLLVYEFIGNKTLHYHIHNEVGGSSMPWKTRLRIAVETADALAHMHSDAPIHIIHRDVKSENILLDDEFQAKVSDFGVSRLVPLDQTQLSTLVQGTLGYIDPEYLLTSLLNEKSDVYSFGVVLLELLTGQKALSSDRPDKDKSLAAFFLDSMKEDRLFEILHERVRNEGNSEQLKGVAELAKRCLRIKGLKRPTMKEVKSELEELMMGKYVHVEVATDIEETEPLLGPPTKSCNTSVSLGPDSIKFQAAMQLESGR, encoded by the exons ATGCCCCTCTTGATGATTCACTGGCTGTTACTGTTATCATTAGCAACTGCAGCGGCAGTAGCAGCATTACCACCAATACCTCTTGCCAAACCTGGTTGCCCATACAGTTGCGGGAACCTCAGCATCCCATACCCATTTGGCACTCGCAAAGGGTGCTTCCTAGATGATACTTTCTTCATAAACTGTACTGCCACCAATAATAGTACGCCATTTTTGCGACATGGAAACATAACAGTCCTGGACATATCACTTGATGATGGTCAGCTTCGAATCTTCTACCCGGCGGCCCACGATTGTTATGCCAAGAACGGGAGCCGGGTTTCCCATCTTACAACGTCGACCCAATTTTCCGCATTCACCCTCTCATTTTCCCGGAACAAGTTTATGGCAGTAGGTTGTGACACTTATGCATGGGTTAAAGGTTCCTTGGGACATAGCTACGCCACTGGATGTTTGTCACTCTGTTACACAAAGGATTCAGTGGTTAATGGGTCTTGCTCTGGTATTGGTTGCTGCCAAACCTCCATACCTAAAGGCGTATGGGATTTCAATATTACTGTGACAAGCTATGACAACCACACACAAGTAATGGACTTCAACCCCTGCAGCTACGCCTTTGTTGTTGAAGATGGTATGTATAATTTTTCTTCATTAGATCTTGTTAATTTACAAAACAAAAAGGAGTTCCCTGTGGTACTTGATTGGTCAATCAGAAATAAGACATGTAAAGAAGCTAGAAAGAACAAAACAGCTTATGCATGTAAGGATAACAGTGTGTGCCGTGACTCTGATAATCCACCTGGGTATCGCTGTTACTGCTTCAGTGGTTACAAGGGGAATCCTTACCTCTCCAATGGTTGCAAAG AAATTGATGAGTGCCGGGATTCTAGCCTCAACAATTGCACAAGTTCCAAAAATTGTCTAAACACAGTGGGAAACTATACATGTTTCTGTCCCAAGGGTTCCTATGGCGACGGAAGAAAAGATGGAACAGGTTGTACTGCTAAAAATAAACAATCATTGTGGACGAAAGCTATCATCG GTGCAAGTAGTGCCGTTTCCCTTCTATTTGTGATCATCGCATTTGTATCATGGGGACTTCAAAGAAGGAAAATCAACGAGCTTAAAAAGAAAAACTTCAGAGACAATGGTGGGCCAGTTTTGAAACAATTACTCTCCAAGATTGAAAGAACTGCAGAGAAAGCTAAAATTTTCACCGAAGATGAACTCAAAAAGGCAACCAATAATTTTAATGCAAGTCAAATTGTGGGCAAAGGAGGGTTTGGGATAGTTTACAAAGGAACTTTAGATAAAAAATTAGTAGCAATCAAAAAGTCCAGATTTATGGACCATGATCAGATTGAACAATTTGTTAACGAGGTGTTCGTTCTCTGCCAAATCAAGCATCCAAGCGTGGTAAAACTCATAGGTTGTTGCTTGGAAACATCGGTTCCCTTATTAGTATATGAGTTCATTGGCAACAAGACCCTCCATTACCACATACACAATGAAGTTGGTGGGTCCTCCATGCCATGGAAAACTCGTCTGAGGATTGCAGTGGAAACTGCAGATGCACTTGCACATATGCACTCTGACGCTCCTATACATATCATTCATAGAGATGTTAAATCTGAAAACATACTTCTTGATGATGAATTCCAAGCCAAAGTATCCGATTTCGGAGTTTCAAGATTGGTTCCTTTGGATCAAACTCAGCTATCTACATTGGTTCAAGGAACACTTGGATACATAGATCCTGAATACTTACTTACAAGCTTGTTGAATGAAAAGAGTGATGTGTATAGCTTCGGGGTTGTCCTTTTAGAGCTATTGACAGGACAGAAAGCACTTTCTTCTGATAGGCCAGACAAGGACAAAAGTCTGGCTGCCTTTTTCCTTGACTCAATGAAAGAGGACCGCCTATTTGAAATTCTCCATGAACGAGTGAGAAATGAAGGAAACTCGGAGCAGCTTAAGGGGGTTGCTGAGCTCGCAAAACGCTGCTTAAGAATCAAGGGACTGAAAAGGCCTACAATGAAGGAAGTAAAAAGTGAGCTTGAGGAACTAATGATGGGCAAATACGTTCATGTTGAAGTTGCCACTGATATTGAAGAGACAGAGCCCCTGCTTGGTCCACCAACCAAGTCCTGCAACACTAGCGTATCGCTTGGGCCTGATAGCATAAAGTTTCAAGCAGCCATGCAGTTAGAGAGTGGACGTTGA